In a genomic window of Variovorax paradoxus:
- a CDS encoding sigma-E factor negative regulatory protein: MNQTMTVREQVSALADGHLQGDEFAQAIDKVCGDEEYRAAWQAYHVVGDVLRSNSNVACSDGSAFLARFQQRLAAEPVTIRPVAAVPEAQVVPLQRRADAANEPVFRWKLVAGAASLVAVAAISWSWVGSGVVNGQAGAQLAQQQPVSGPVLASAAPTGVQQASTLTPTRVIVGNGKPQVMLRDPRLDQLLEAHQQAGGASQMPSGFLRNATFEGPTR, from the coding sequence ATGAATCAGACGATGACGGTTCGAGAACAGGTGTCGGCGCTCGCGGATGGTCATTTGCAGGGCGACGAGTTCGCGCAGGCCATCGACAAGGTCTGCGGCGACGAGGAATACCGCGCGGCGTGGCAGGCCTACCATGTGGTGGGCGACGTGCTGCGCTCGAACTCCAACGTGGCGTGCAGCGACGGCAGCGCTTTCCTGGCCCGCTTCCAGCAGCGGCTGGCGGCCGAGCCGGTGACGATCCGGCCGGTGGCGGCCGTGCCCGAAGCGCAGGTGGTGCCGCTCCAGCGTCGTGCCGACGCGGCCAACGAGCCGGTCTTCCGCTGGAAGCTGGTGGCCGGTGCCGCCTCGCTGGTGGCCGTGGCCGCCATCAGCTGGAGCTGGGTCGGCAGCGGTGTCGTCAACGGCCAGGCTGGCGCCCAGCTCGCGCAGCAACAACCCGTGTCGGGCCCGGTGCTCGCATCGGCGGCGCCCACTGGCGTGCAGCAGGCCTCGACGCTCACGCCCACGCGCGTGATCGTGGGCAACGGCAAGCCGCAGGTGATGCTGCGCGACCCGCGCCTGGACCAGTTGCTCGAGGCACACCAGCAGGCGGGCGGCGCCTCGCAGATGCCTTCCGGTTTCCTGCGCAACGCCACCTTCGAAGGACCCACGCGCTGA
- a CDS encoding MucB/RseB C-terminal domain-containing protein produces the protein MTVQMPISARAFVLVLAAFCLAQIASAQTRSSAANTRGPASAQTAGEAPVMTVTEWLQRMHAGARQRNYVGTFVVSAPGGDLSSARIWHVRDGEQQIERIEALSGPQRSTFRRNQSVMTFLPEAKVVKVEKRENLDLFPNLPDKQDSSIGEFYDVRSIGKDRVAGFDADVVQLTPHDGLRFGYRIWSERRTGLVVKLQTLDDQSRVVEQSAFSELQLDVPVKAQALAQMMANTAGYRIEKLELERTSAQDEGWTLSAPVAGFKPRSFFRRPAAGGDKNAAMQDRTVQWIFSDGLASVSLFIERYDAKRAPRDGVLTIGATNAIRRRLPEPANDWWLTAVGEVPQSTLDAFAQSLARTR, from the coding sequence ATGACCGTTCAGATGCCGATCTCCGCACGCGCGTTCGTGCTCGTGCTTGCCGCCTTTTGCCTTGCGCAGATCGCGTCCGCGCAGACCCGTTCCAGCGCGGCGAACACCCGGGGCCCGGCATCGGCCCAGACGGCGGGCGAAGCGCCCGTCATGACCGTGACCGAGTGGCTGCAGCGCATGCACGCGGGTGCGCGCCAGCGCAACTATGTCGGCACCTTCGTGGTGTCCGCGCCCGGTGGCGACCTGTCGAGCGCGCGCATCTGGCATGTGCGCGACGGCGAGCAGCAGATCGAGCGCATCGAGGCGCTGAGCGGCCCGCAGCGCTCGACCTTCCGCCGCAACCAGAGCGTGATGACCTTCCTGCCCGAAGCCAAGGTGGTGAAGGTCGAGAAGCGCGAGAACCTGGACCTCTTTCCCAACCTGCCCGACAAGCAGGATTCGTCGATCGGCGAGTTCTACGACGTGCGCTCCATCGGCAAGGACCGCGTGGCCGGCTTCGACGCCGACGTGGTGCAGCTGACCCCGCACGACGGCCTGCGCTTCGGCTACCGCATCTGGAGCGAGCGCCGCACCGGCCTGGTCGTCAAGCTGCAGACGCTCGACGACCAGTCGCGCGTGGTCGAGCAATCGGCGTTCTCCGAGCTGCAGCTCGACGTGCCCGTGAAAGCGCAGGCGCTGGCGCAGATGATGGCCAACACCGCGGGCTACCGCATCGAGAAGCTGGAGCTCGAACGCACCAGCGCGCAGGACGAGGGCTGGACCCTGAGCGCGCCGGTGGCGGGCTTCAAGCCGCGCAGCTTCTTCCGTCGGCCAGCCGCGGGTGGCGACAAGAATGCCGCGATGCAGGACCGCACCGTGCAGTGGATCTTCTCCGATGGCCTCGCCTCGGTGTCCCTCTTCATCGAGCGCTACGACGCCAAGCGCGCCCCGCGCGATGGCGTGCTGACGATCGGCGCGACCAATGCGATCCGCAGGCGCCTGCCCGAACCGGCCAACGACTGGTGGCTGACCGCCGTCGGCGAAGTGCCGCAATCGACGCTCGACGCCTTCGCCCAGAGCCTTGCACGCACGCGCTGA
- the rpoE gene encoding RNA polymerase sigma factor RpoE: MDFQLVQRTVAGDQKAFELLVMKYQRRIERLIGRMVRDVDLVEDIAQETFIRAYRALHQFRGEAQFYTWLYRIAVNTAKKALVDMKRDPTISESALRPSSEDDDETYRPGNEPTTDETPESVMAANEIAAAVESAMEALPAELRQAVTLREIEGMSYEEIAEVMDCPIGTVRSRIFRAREAISARVKPLLDNQSGKRW, translated from the coding sequence ATCGACTTCCAGCTCGTGCAGCGCACGGTGGCGGGCGACCAGAAGGCCTTCGAACTGCTGGTCATGAAGTACCAGCGCCGCATCGAGCGCCTGATCGGCCGCATGGTGCGCGACGTCGACCTGGTCGAGGACATCGCGCAGGAAACCTTCATCCGCGCCTATCGTGCACTGCACCAATTCCGCGGCGAGGCGCAGTTCTACACCTGGCTCTACCGGATCGCGGTGAACACCGCGAAGAAGGCGCTGGTCGACATGAAGCGCGACCCGACGATCTCCGAAAGCGCCCTGAGGCCGTCTTCCGAGGACGACGATGAAACTTACCGTCCGGGAAACGAACCAACCACCGACGAAACCCCCGAATCCGTCATGGCGGCCAACGAAATCGCGGCCGCGGTCGAGTCCGCCATGGAAGCGCTCCCCGCGGAGTTGCGCCAGGCGGTCACGCTGCGCGAGATCGAGGGCATGAGTTACGAAGAGATTGCCGAAGTCATGGATTGCCCTATCGGCACCGTGCGGTCCCGGATCTTCCGTGCGCGCGAGGCCATTTCGGCCAGGGTCAAACCGCTGCTCGACAACCAGTCGGGCAAGCGTTGGTAA